The Thermosynechococcus sp. genome has a segment encoding these proteins:
- a CDS encoding NAD(P)H-binding protein — protein MNVFIVGGTGTLGRQIVRRALDEGHHVYCFVRSPAKATFLREWGATILQGNLCAADSILEALKYAKASVVIDASATRPTDTLTIAAVDWQGKVNLIQAAQAADIEHLIFFSIMRAQDYPQVPLMQIKHCTEDFLRESGLNYTILRPCGFFQGLIGQYAIPILENQSIWVLGESTAIAYMDTQDVAKFAVRAIDRPATYGKVFDLAGTRPWTADEIIKLCENLSGQQAKITRLPIGVLRTARQVTQWFQWTWNISDRLAFTEVIASGQIFNAPMEDVYRTFDLDPNETLTLEAYLQDYFTRILRKLKELDYEKAKQKKSGRKKRSPFKSTP, from the coding sequence ATGAACGTTTTTATTGTTGGCGGTACCGGTACCCTAGGGCGGCAAATTGTGCGCCGTGCCTTAGATGAAGGACATCACGTCTACTGTTTTGTTCGCAGTCCAGCCAAAGCAACGTTTCTGCGGGAGTGGGGCGCCACGATTCTTCAGGGAAACCTCTGTGCTGCCGACAGTATTCTCGAGGCACTGAAGTATGCCAAAGCCTCGGTGGTTATTGATGCCTCGGCTACGCGTCCCACCGATACGCTAACTATCGCAGCAGTGGACTGGCAAGGCAAAGTCAACCTGATTCAGGCTGCCCAAGCCGCTGATATTGAACACTTGATCTTTTTCTCAATTATGAGGGCGCAGGATTATCCCCAGGTGCCGCTGATGCAAATCAAACACTGTACCGAAGACTTCTTGCGCGAATCGGGGCTAAACTACACGATTCTGCGTCCCTGCGGCTTCTTTCAGGGCTTAATTGGCCAATATGCGATCCCGATTCTGGAAAATCAATCCATTTGGGTTTTGGGAGAGTCCACCGCCATTGCCTACATGGATACTCAGGACGTGGCCAAATTTGCCGTGCGGGCCATTGATCGACCAGCCACCTACGGCAAAGTCTTTGACTTGGCGGGCACCCGCCCTTGGACAGCGGATGAAATTATTAAGCTGTGTGAAAACCTCTCAGGACAGCAGGCAAAAATTACCCGCTTGCCCATTGGCGTCTTACGGACAGCACGGCAGGTCACCCAGTGGTTTCAGTGGACCTGGAACATTAGCGATCGCCTAGCCTTTACAGAAGTGATTGCCAGTGGTCAAATTTTCAATGCCCCGATGGAGGACGTCTATCGCACCTTTGACCTCGATCCCAACGAAACCCTGACCCTTGAGGCCTATTTGCAGGACTATTTCACCCGAATCCTGCGTAAACTCAAAGAATTGGATTACGAAAAAGCCAAACAGAAAAAATCGGGACGCAAAAAACGCAGTCCCTTTAAGTCCACCCCCTAG
- a CDS encoding pentapeptide repeat-containing protein, which produces MLPMLLPFSTVTTMMSRYWRWCVALLLAILWMLLTPTGAIAEDYTKEALINMDFSGRDLRGSEFTKANLFHSNLSHSNLQGVSFFGANMETANLEGADLRYATLDTARLTKANLTNAILEGAFAFNTNFDDAIITGADFTDVELREDAQRKLCQVASGTNPVTGRKTWETLHCEDFAP; this is translated from the coding sequence ATGTTGCCTATGCTACTCCCATTTTCCACTGTGACGACAATGATGAGCCGTTACTGGCGCTGGTGTGTAGCACTGCTATTGGCCATCCTGTGGATGTTGCTCACACCAACAGGGGCGATCGCCGAGGATTATACTAAAGAGGCACTCATCAATATGGACTTTTCTGGGCGAGATCTGCGGGGGTCCGAATTTACCAAGGCCAATCTTTTCCACAGTAACCTGAGCCACAGCAATCTTCAGGGGGTGAGCTTCTTTGGCGCCAATATGGAAACGGCCAACCTCGAAGGTGCGGATCTGCGCTACGCCACACTGGACACTGCGCGGCTGACCAAGGCCAACCTCACCAATGCCATTCTTGAGGGCGCCTTTGCCTTTAATACCAACTTTGACGACGCCATTATCACCGGTGCTGACTTTACCGATGTGGAACTGCGGGAAGACGCCCAACGCAAACTCTGCCAGGTTGCCAGTGGCACCAATCCCGTAACAGGGCGCAAAACATGGGAAACGCTCCACTGTGAAGACTTTGCCCCTTAA
- a CDS encoding YgcG family protein, giving the protein MRRKVTLLAKKHSSQKDENSTPAKAPSFQQVLLVTIGSYREYSNEHTNFEAFAMDLFNHRGVGSRWRNDGVMMLVAPGDRKVRIQLGSAYGSGWSPAMQAVIDNHMLPDFRRGQLGQGIINGIRALLNTLKTDQLTSQAGAVPSTNKTSFREALSEFLSVGKFLLIPLLFICWICASIAFSVRFWSQRLSNRPQSGYRSGSSSSSDDDRYHTYTSDSDSFSTLSNSDSFSSSSDDRGDSCGGGASGSW; this is encoded by the coding sequence TTGAGGAGAAAAGTTACACTCTTAGCCAAGAAGCATTCCTCTCAAAAAGATGAGAACTCTACACCGGCAAAAGCCCCTTCTTTTCAACAGGTACTTCTAGTAACGATTGGCTCCTATCGGGAGTACAGCAACGAGCACACTAATTTTGAGGCCTTTGCGATGGATTTGTTTAATCATCGAGGGGTGGGTAGCCGTTGGCGCAACGATGGTGTGATGATGCTGGTGGCCCCAGGCGATCGCAAGGTGCGCATTCAATTGGGCAGCGCTTATGGCAGCGGTTGGAGTCCCGCTATGCAAGCTGTGATTGATAACCACATGCTGCCAGATTTTCGTCGTGGCCAATTGGGGCAGGGCATCATCAACGGTATACGCGCCTTACTCAATACACTGAAAACTGATCAGTTAACAAGCCAAGCTGGTGCTGTCCCCTCGACGAACAAGACGAGTTTTCGGGAGGCCCTGTCGGAATTCTTGAGTGTTGGTAAGTTTCTTTTGATTCCTCTCCTCTTCATTTGTTGGATTTGTGCAAGCATTGCCTTCTCCGTGCGTTTTTGGTCCCAACGCCTTTCAAACCGTCCGCAATCAGGGTATCGCTCGGGCTCCTCCTCTAGTAGTGATGATGATCGCTACCACACTTACACCAGCGATAGTGACAGTTTCTCTACTCTAAGCAATAGTGATAGTTTCTCTAGTAGTAGCGATGATAGAGGGGACTCCTGTGGCGGCGGTGCCTCGGGCAGCTGGTAA
- the aat gene encoding leucyl/phenylalanyl-tRNA--protein transferase, with product MPIPEAAWVRETIIAGGYAQGYFLMGEGDCLGWYTSRQRALIPLDERFHYPKSLQRVLNQHRFQVAINRDFAAVVEGCANRPNTWITPRLKDVYHLLYATGWAVSFETWQGDELAGGILGIVIGGAFIGESMFYRIPNGSKVAMVQLVEHLRRRGFLLFDAQLQNPHLQRFGAYVVSDPEYRQLLAQAIRKPCQFL from the coding sequence ATGCCGATCCCTGAGGCAGCGTGGGTCCGCGAAACGATTATTGCGGGGGGCTACGCCCAAGGATACTTCCTCATGGGCGAAGGCGATTGCCTAGGGTGGTACACCAGCCGTCAGCGAGCCCTGATTCCCCTGGATGAGCGGTTTCACTACCCGAAATCTTTGCAGCGGGTGCTCAATCAACATCGCTTTCAAGTGGCGATTAACCGCGATTTTGCTGCTGTTGTTGAAGGGTGCGCCAATCGACCCAATACATGGATTACGCCCCGTCTCAAGGACGTGTACCATCTGCTTTACGCCACGGGTTGGGCGGTGAGTTTTGAAACGTGGCAGGGGGATGAACTCGCAGGGGGTATTCTCGGCATTGTGATTGGCGGGGCCTTCATTGGCGAGTCCATGTTCTATCGCATCCCCAACGGTTCGAAAGTGGCAATGGTCCAGTTGGTGGAGCACCTGCGGCGGCGGGGCTTTTTACTGTTTGATGCCCAACTGCAAAATCCCCATCTGCAACGCTTTGGGGCCTATGTTGTCAGCGATCCTGAGTATCGCCAGTTATTGGCCCAGGCCATTCGTAAACCCTGTCAATTTCTCTAA